One Spinacia oleracea cultivar Varoflay chromosome 4, BTI_SOV_V1, whole genome shotgun sequence DNA segment encodes these proteins:
- the LOC130460094 gene encoding uncharacterized protein isoform X1, whose protein sequence is MIMGYSDGGCDPVLSSFEGHERDNNSGGGGGGGGGGGHASDSDTNSELNNDNVTAPPAAKRLKTTATISQAISLLFELLPPPKIKLKLRGAERLISIMGTPQPANNSKAINFSALSLQIGSWKFNAMRDGDLVVKCFFKAKKMAWEVCLFDGIGPKRKAKIEFDSSNIQDMDIFVPENSPGYLRIKMKGSPSFFFEVDPQPRKHTKWQATTEDFTDNQASQASSVHVVKCKAGVLEKNYVKLKTAYPVKKFRELPLPTLNQADTEEHPPNDIGIEDYLEKYDDSLDVFNFDDPFDVFNIDDPLGPITPELYDNLGQLVSNESPASGISLPVDDLDNTNQGTGDVNPATLRSETSVGNQHKTGLLEDMIAGFVPHCL, encoded by the exons ATGATTATGGGGTATAGTGACGGTGGTTGTGATCCTGTTTTGTCAAGTTTTGAAGGTCATGAAAGAGACAACAAtagcggcggcggcggcggcggtggtggcggtggtggtcATGCAAGCGATTCGGATACTAATTCCGAGTTAAACAATGATAATGTTACTGCTCCTCCTGCTGCTAAAAGACTTAAAACTACTGCAACAATATCTCAG GCTATAAGTCTCCTTTTCGAGCTCTTACCTCCTCCAAAGATAAAGCTAAAGCTAAGAGGGGCTGAGAGGTTGATAAGTATAATGGGTACCCCTCAACCAGCAAATAACTCCAAAGCTATTAACTTCTCTGCTTTGTCTCTTCAAATTGGTTCTTGGAAG TTTAACGCAATGCGTGATGGAGATTTGGTGGTCAAGTGTTTCTTCAAGGCTAAAAAGATGGCTTGGGAAGTATGTCTTTTTGACGGGATTGGGCCTAAGAGAAAGGCCAAAATTGAGTTTGATAGCTCCAATATTCAAGATATGGATATTTTTGTCCCTGAAAACAGTCCAGGATATCTTCGTATAAAG ATGAAGGGAAGTCCCTCGTTCTTCTTTGAAGTTGATCCACAACCTAGGAAGCACACAAAATGGCAAGCAACAACTGAAGATTTTACCGACAACCAAGCTTCTCAAGCCTC TTCTGTGCATGTAGTTAAATGCAAAGCAGGTGTATTGGAGAAGAATTATGTTAAGTTAAAGACTGCTTATCCTGTCAAAAAATTCCGCGAATTGCCCTTGCCAACCCTCAATCAAG CTGATACAGAGGAGCATCCACCGAATGATATTGGAATCGAAGACTATCTTGAAAAATATGATGATTCATTGGATGTATTCAATTTTGATGATCCATTTGATGTATTCAATATTGATGATCCATTGGGCCCAATTACACCGGAACTGTACGATAATTTGGGCCAATTGGTAAGTAACGAGTCACCAGCTTCCGGTATATCATTACCTGTAGACGACCTCGATAACACAAACCAAGGCACCGGAGATGTGAATCCGGCGACATTGAGGTCTGAGACTAGTGTTGGGAATCAACACAAAACTGGCTTACTGGAAGATATGATTGCTGGATTTGTTCCTCACTGTCTATAA
- the LOC130460094 gene encoding uncharacterized protein isoform X2 — translation MIMGYSDGGCDPVLSSFEGHERDNNSGGGGGGGGGGGHASDSDTNSELNNDNVTAPPAAKRLKTTATISQAISLLFELLPPPKIKLKLRGAERLISIMGTPQPANNSKAINFSALSLQIGSWKFNAMRDGDLVVKCFFKAKKMAWEVCLFDGIGPKRKAKIEFDSSNIQDMDIFVPENSPGYLRIKMKGSPSFFFEVDPQPRKHTKWQATTEDFTDNQASQASSVHVVKCKAGVLEKNYVKLKTAYPVKKFRELPLPTLNQDYQLLVGSVVIGAEHGRENPCSIPRNNN, via the exons ATGATTATGGGGTATAGTGACGGTGGTTGTGATCCTGTTTTGTCAAGTTTTGAAGGTCATGAAAGAGACAACAAtagcggcggcggcggcggcggtggtggcggtggtggtcATGCAAGCGATTCGGATACTAATTCCGAGTTAAACAATGATAATGTTACTGCTCCTCCTGCTGCTAAAAGACTTAAAACTACTGCAACAATATCTCAG GCTATAAGTCTCCTTTTCGAGCTCTTACCTCCTCCAAAGATAAAGCTAAAGCTAAGAGGGGCTGAGAGGTTGATAAGTATAATGGGTACCCCTCAACCAGCAAATAACTCCAAAGCTATTAACTTCTCTGCTTTGTCTCTTCAAATTGGTTCTTGGAAG TTTAACGCAATGCGTGATGGAGATTTGGTGGTCAAGTGTTTCTTCAAGGCTAAAAAGATGGCTTGGGAAGTATGTCTTTTTGACGGGATTGGGCCTAAGAGAAAGGCCAAAATTGAGTTTGATAGCTCCAATATTCAAGATATGGATATTTTTGTCCCTGAAAACAGTCCAGGATATCTTCGTATAAAG ATGAAGGGAAGTCCCTCGTTCTTCTTTGAAGTTGATCCACAACCTAGGAAGCACACAAAATGGCAAGCAACAACTGAAGATTTTACCGACAACCAAGCTTCTCAAGCCTC TTCTGTGCATGTAGTTAAATGCAAAGCAGGTGTATTGGAGAAGAATTATGTTAAGTTAAAGACTGCTTATCCTGTCAAAAAATTCCGCGAATTGCCCTTGCCAACCCTCAATCAAG ACTatcaattgcttgttggttcagtggtgattggggctgaacatggtagggagaacccgtgttcgatcccccgcaacaacaattga